In Desulfosediminicola ganghwensis, a single window of DNA contains:
- a CDS encoding group II truncated hemoglobin — translation MLAPSPTQQLHGGVMSIGAKHSKTIFQLVGGVEGVRVLCNRFYDIMEKAPEAQLIRDMHPVDLSETRENLTLFLCGWFGGPSLYAEKFGRANLAEIHLFFDIGYRERDLWLACMQKALQQHPIENNLKKKLLERFRTPAEKIRITCQQQVKGLPVLVTSTFK, via the coding sequence ATGTTGGCGCCGTCACCAACTCAGCAGCTTCATGGGGGTGTTATGAGCATCGGAGCAAAACATTCAAAGACGATTTTTCAATTAGTGGGCGGTGTTGAGGGAGTGAGAGTTCTATGTAACCGCTTCTATGATATCATGGAGAAGGCGCCGGAGGCTCAGCTCATTCGCGATATGCATCCTGTTGATCTGAGTGAAACAAGGGAAAACCTGACTCTTTTTCTTTGCGGGTGGTTTGGAGGGCCGTCTTTGTATGCAGAAAAATTCGGTAGAGCCAATCTAGCAGAAATTCATCTCTTTTTTGATATTGGTTACAGAGAACGAGATTTGTGGCTGGCTTGTATGCAGAAAGCACTTCAGCAACATCCAATTGAAAATAATCTGAAAAAAAAATTACTGGAAAGATTCAGGACACCTGCTGAAAAAATTCGAATTACCTGTCAGCAGCAGGTTAAGGGGTTGCCTGTATTGGTGACAAGTACGTTCAAGTAA
- a CDS encoding substrate-binding domain-containing protein: MLCGYANGSKRGTVALVMKSLANPFFSQMAEGAGSKANELGIKLDTFGLERETDIEQQISIMEHLIALNYGAILLAPADSKRLIPVCKKAASRNIPVIIIDNPLHAPTMKDHGVELPFIGPDNYRGGLLIGNYVKDKLNSTGRVIILKGIFGVENSEKRKAGIVQALTDNSSIEIAAAAHGNWHTDVALSKITELLVVHQNIDAIICLNDAMAIGAMQALDLLGLPPETLITGYDNTEIVRTELRNGRIHATIDHRPDLMGACGVEKAVSILQNKQSPPTTEITVELVSHESFGKKIAFSVSTTENPFFESLVASAKNAANLHGIHLTILDAHNLDAQQLVDINTALLQQIDLLIVNPTNSEYIRSGLETAENKNIPIITVDRKVTGANVLCHIESDNTAGGRLAASYLANHLEGPGYIAEIEGIPGTSAALERGTGFNEELAKHPNLTVQTREVADFDREKAKDITLRLIDSKTTIDGIFAHNDDMILGVLDAYDEKGIVPPAVLIGFDGIPEAKAKVLTKRLSATIIQQPGKMGRLALQTAAGFFRQQPIPNTISIELNLFTQQSATTP, translated from the coding sequence ATGCTCTGCGGCTATGCAAACGGCAGCAAAAGAGGAACTGTGGCCTTGGTAATGAAATCTCTAGCCAATCCTTTTTTTTCACAGATGGCTGAAGGAGCTGGAAGCAAAGCCAATGAGCTCGGCATAAAGTTAGATACATTCGGCCTTGAACGAGAAACCGATATTGAACAGCAGATCAGCATCATGGAGCACCTTATCGCTCTTAATTACGGTGCCATCCTGCTCGCTCCTGCTGATTCCAAGCGGTTGATACCTGTTTGCAAAAAAGCAGCCAGCAGAAATATTCCGGTAATCATAATTGATAATCCACTCCATGCGCCGACTATGAAAGACCATGGAGTGGAACTTCCGTTTATCGGCCCCGATAACTACAGGGGAGGACTACTCATTGGCAACTATGTCAAAGATAAACTCAATAGTACAGGCAGGGTTATTATCCTGAAAGGCATTTTCGGTGTTGAAAATTCTGAAAAACGGAAAGCCGGTATTGTTCAAGCCCTGACCGATAACAGCTCTATAGAGATAGCGGCAGCGGCCCACGGCAACTGGCACACCGATGTAGCACTGTCTAAAATCACCGAGTTGCTTGTAGTACACCAGAATATCGACGCCATTATCTGCCTAAACGACGCCATGGCGATTGGTGCCATGCAGGCTTTAGATTTGCTTGGTCTTCCGCCCGAAACACTCATCACCGGCTATGATAATACCGAAATTGTCAGAACAGAACTTCGAAATGGCCGGATACACGCAACCATTGATCATCGCCCGGACCTGATGGGCGCATGCGGTGTGGAGAAGGCGGTCAGTATCCTGCAGAATAAACAGTCTCCCCCCACCACCGAGATCACTGTTGAGCTGGTATCTCATGAATCTTTTGGCAAAAAAATTGCCTTCAGTGTTTCAACGACTGAAAATCCATTTTTTGAATCCCTTGTAGCCTCAGCCAAAAATGCAGCAAACCTCCACGGTATACACCTTACAATTCTTGATGCTCATAACCTGGACGCCCAGCAATTAGTCGATATCAACACCGCCCTGCTCCAGCAGATAGATCTTCTTATCGTCAATCCCACCAACAGCGAATATATTCGCTCGGGCCTTGAAACAGCAGAAAACAAAAATATCCCAATTATTACTGTTGATAGAAAAGTTACCGGAGCGAATGTGCTTTGTCACATCGAATCGGATAATACCGCCGGCGGGAGATTGGCTGCCAGCTATCTTGCCAACCACCTGGAAGGCCCGGGTTACATTGCTGAAATCGAAGGAATACCAGGTACCTCTGCAGCATTGGAGCGTGGCACCGGTTTTAATGAAGAACTTGCCAAACATCCTAACCTCACTGTGCAGACCAGAGAAGTTGCTGATTTCGATCGTGAAAAGGCAAAAGATATTACTCTTCGCCTGATTGACAGCAAGACTACAATCGACGGGATCTTCGCTCATAATGACGACATGATACTGGGAGTACTCGATGCATACGACGAAAAGGGCATTGTGCCACCTGCGGTTCTTATTGGCTTTGATGGCATTCCCGAAGCAAAAGCTAAAGTACTCACCAAACGTTTGAGCGCCACCATAATACAGCAGCCCGGTAAAATGGGCAGACTTGCCCTGCAGACCGCTGCTGGATTTTTCCGCCAGCAGCCAATACCCAACACAATCTCTATAGAACTCAACCTCTTCACTCAACAGTCAGCAACGACACCATAA
- a CDS encoding ATP-binding protein, which translates to MFRSINSKFYAVVVLLILSFSLGYMILAYSRHQQLKSAEIIREAILLEHDMTELNTLFLEARLWEKNIFRQQEHQAHANFGSHIEEIRELLDRLGKKEIPESTQITIRQIILNIDTYKSDISKLMQLSTNKSLHETRMESNYRSLASIILNSSRTDFLKPLFNLTHFFITYRATRDLQTFQALKLVTKSLEKKVRTNGPSDIRMEDYLQTFEQLLNESYAMELEIKAINSLLEENNRYLQDHFLEISEISNNLLQESLEKSDTLRQEFQSFFVISSILGTFLVIFTLLIIFRNIITPIRSIATVMHNVKRGKISERFTGGGNRKDELNRFGYSFNEMLDTLENNNRRLRGYQRELENKIQELSAREKEQQRLTRQLQRAEKMEAIGTLAGGVAHDLNNILSGVVSYPELLLLDMPKDSPYRDSIEIIHDSGQKAAAIVQDLLTLARRGVAVTKVVNLNEIIEEYLRSPHHRKLVMQYNEIVFETDLAPDLFNITGSPIHLSKTVMNLISNGAEAISGMGRISIHTENRYISTPIVGYDNVKQGDYVVLSVSDSGSGIAPKDLERIFEPFFTKKVMGISGTGLGLAVVWGTIKDHNGYIDVESEPGKGTTFSLYFPVSREEIAEEEITPSIKTLMGKGERILIVDDIETQRTIATSMLKKLGYQTTSVASGEEAIEFIKHNTIELILLDMLMPPGMDGLETYTKILKIKPDQPAIIASGYSETERVKEAEKLGAALYIKKPYSLADIGKAVQKALASSGSTQD; encoded by the coding sequence GTGTTTCGTTCTATAAACAGTAAATTTTATGCGGTGGTCGTACTGCTGATACTATCTTTTAGCCTCGGCTATATGATCCTCGCATATTCACGACATCAGCAGTTGAAAAGTGCTGAAATTATTCGAGAGGCCATTCTGCTCGAGCACGATATGACCGAGCTGAACACACTTTTTCTTGAAGCCCGGCTCTGGGAAAAAAACATATTCAGACAACAGGAGCATCAGGCACATGCCAATTTTGGATCACATATCGAGGAGATCAGGGAACTGCTCGACCGGCTTGGCAAAAAGGAAATCCCCGAATCAACTCAAATTACCATCAGGCAGATCATCCTGAACATTGACACCTACAAATCGGATATCAGTAAGCTCATGCAACTCAGCACGAACAAGAGCCTCCATGAAACACGCATGGAATCCAATTACAGATCGTTGGCCTCCATCATCCTCAACAGCAGCAGAACAGATTTTTTGAAGCCATTATTTAACCTCACCCATTTTTTCATAACCTACAGGGCAACCAGGGACCTGCAAACTTTTCAAGCCCTGAAACTAGTCACAAAATCGCTCGAAAAGAAAGTTCGCACAAATGGCCCGTCAGACATTCGCATGGAGGACTATCTACAGACGTTTGAGCAATTACTCAATGAAAGCTATGCAATGGAGTTGGAAATTAAGGCCATCAACTCTTTACTGGAAGAAAACAATCGTTACCTGCAGGACCACTTTCTTGAAATATCGGAGATATCGAACAACCTGCTACAGGAAAGTCTCGAGAAATCTGACACTCTCCGCCAGGAATTTCAAAGCTTTTTCGTTATATCTTCAATACTTGGTACTTTCCTGGTGATATTTACCCTGCTCATAATATTCAGAAACATCATCACCCCTATACGTTCCATTGCAACTGTCATGCATAATGTGAAACGTGGAAAAATCAGTGAAAGATTTACAGGCGGAGGCAATAGAAAGGATGAGCTTAATCGCTTTGGTTATTCTTTTAATGAGATGCTCGATACTCTGGAAAATAACAATCGCCGCCTCAGAGGTTATCAGAGGGAGCTCGAAAACAAAATTCAGGAGCTCTCCGCCCGCGAAAAAGAGCAGCAGCGCCTTACCAGACAACTCCAACGCGCTGAAAAAATGGAAGCGATAGGAACCCTGGCTGGGGGAGTAGCGCACGATTTGAACAACATCTTAAGCGGAGTAGTCAGTTATCCTGAACTACTTCTACTTGATATGCCCAAGGACAGCCCATACCGTGACTCTATTGAGATAATCCACGACTCAGGCCAAAAGGCAGCCGCGATAGTTCAGGATCTGCTTACCCTGGCACGGCGTGGAGTTGCTGTAACAAAGGTCGTCAATCTCAATGAGATTATAGAAGAATATCTCAGAAGCCCTCACCATCGTAAACTTGTCATGCAGTACAATGAAATAGTTTTCGAAACTGATCTGGCCCCCGACCTCTTTAACATTACAGGTTCCCCCATACACCTTTCTAAAACAGTTATGAACCTGATCTCAAACGGTGCCGAGGCTATCAGTGGCATGGGAAGGATATCCATTCATACTGAAAATAGATATATTTCCACCCCCATTGTTGGCTACGATAATGTAAAACAGGGTGATTATGTCGTTCTTTCTGTAAGTGACAGCGGTAGCGGTATAGCCCCCAAAGACCTGGAACGTATTTTCGAGCCGTTTTTCACCAAAAAAGTTATGGGCATAAGCGGCACCGGCCTTGGGCTGGCTGTGGTTTGGGGAACCATCAAGGATCACAATGGCTATATTGATGTTGAGTCAGAACCCGGCAAGGGAACGACATTTTCGCTCTATTTCCCTGTGTCCCGCGAAGAAATTGCAGAAGAGGAAATCACCCCTTCAATCAAGACACTCATGGGCAAAGGAGAGCGTATTCTTATTGTAGACGACATTGAGACTCAACGAACTATCGCCACCTCCATGCTGAAAAAACTTGGCTACCAGACTACTTCGGTGGCAAGTGGAGAAGAGGCTATCGAATTTATCAAACACAATACGATCGAACTGATACTCCTCGATATGCTGATGCCGCCTGGCATGGACGGACTCGAAACATATACAAAAATTCTCAAAATCAAGCCTGACCAGCCGGCGATCATCGCCAGCGGTTACTCGGAAACGGAGCGTGTAAAAGAGGCAGAAAAACTCGGTGCTGCACTTTATATTAAAAAGCCATATTCCCTGGCTGATATTGGCAAAGCAGTTCAGAAAGCCCTTGCCTCATCCGGCTCAACACAGGATTAA
- a CDS encoding tetratricopeptide repeat protein: protein MFEPFGIINKRPHILDCRIMSNLQSLFSEAIHLHQQGLLEEAIAKYQAILQSLPVNVNVLGNLGLACRDLGDLSAALRYCRRAADAAPDDSSQQLNLGAVYESMGQPDDARNCYQKALTLTPGNPKALNNLGKLLHMQGNTEQGLKLIRESVAIEPNSPLALNNLGVILSSLGQIKTAIKYTERSLSLAPRHPETLYNLAGLYNCEERYPEAAQLLEQLLELQSDHESARHMLAAARGKVTNAAPKQYIVETFDKYAHKFDHHLTESLGYDAPETLATMTREFLATNEHSSFTRGIDLGCGTGLSGAAFSPLTASLTGVDLSPLMLEQAREKNLYQQLECQEVIEFLQGDRNCYDLFIATDVLIYIGNLEPFFAAIQARSENCSIIACSIERLEGDGEYKLCTSGRYAHSRDYLNTQAEKFGFTCVAHRDHTIRKENGKWIVGDLFLLQIK from the coding sequence ATGTTCGAGCCTTTTGGCATTATCAACAAACGACCCCACATCCTCGACTGCCGCATTATGAGCAATCTTCAATCTCTTTTTTCCGAAGCCATACACTTACATCAACAAGGCCTGCTCGAAGAAGCGATAGCCAAGTATCAGGCCATTCTTCAGTCACTTCCGGTCAATGTGAATGTTCTTGGAAACTTAGGTCTTGCCTGTCGGGATCTTGGCGATCTTTCAGCCGCTCTCAGGTATTGCAGGCGCGCTGCCGATGCTGCTCCTGATGATTCATCCCAACAACTCAATCTTGGGGCAGTATATGAATCCATGGGCCAGCCGGATGATGCCCGCAATTGCTATCAAAAAGCGCTAACTTTGACACCTGGTAATCCCAAAGCCCTCAACAACCTGGGAAAATTGCTTCATATGCAGGGAAATACTGAGCAAGGGCTCAAGCTCATCCGGGAATCTGTTGCCATAGAACCGAATTCCCCACTCGCCCTCAACAATTTAGGGGTGATATTGAGCTCTCTTGGCCAAATCAAAACAGCCATTAAATATACAGAAAGAAGTCTGTCACTCGCCCCACGCCATCCTGAAACGCTCTACAATCTCGCCGGGCTCTACAACTGTGAAGAACGCTACCCTGAGGCTGCGCAACTCCTTGAGCAGCTTCTCGAATTGCAATCTGATCACGAATCAGCACGACACATGCTTGCTGCGGCCCGCGGTAAAGTAACCAATGCCGCTCCCAAGCAATATATTGTCGAGACGTTTGATAAATATGCCCATAAATTTGACCATCATCTAACAGAGTCACTGGGTTACGATGCTCCTGAAACACTTGCAACAATGACCCGTGAGTTTCTGGCCACCAATGAGCACAGCAGCTTTACGCGGGGAATAGACCTGGGCTGTGGGACCGGTCTTTCGGGTGCTGCCTTTTCGCCGCTTACTGCCAGTCTCACCGGGGTAGATCTGTCACCGCTGATGCTTGAGCAAGCTCGGGAGAAAAACCTCTACCAGCAACTCGAATGTCAGGAAGTTATCGAATTCCTGCAGGGGGACAGGAATTGTTATGACCTCTTTATAGCGACGGATGTACTGATTTATATTGGCAATCTCGAACCATTTTTTGCCGCGATCCAAGCCCGTTCTGAAAATTGCAGTATAATTGCCTGCTCAATCGAACGTCTTGAAGGTGACGGTGAGTATAAGCTCTGCACTTCCGGCAGATACGCCCACTCACGAGACTATCTCAATACGCAGGCCGAAAAATTTGGTTTCACCTGCGTTGCCCATAGAGACCACACAATTCGTAAAGAAAACGGCAAATGGATCGTCGGAGATCTTTTCCTGTTGCAAATTAAATAA
- a CDS encoding dihydrolipoyl dehydrogenase family protein, giving the protein MGHFEVVILGTGTAGQTAAHHLAGEGLNVAIVESSSTPGGTCALFGCQAKKWLYEVTETVARCNHLRGLGITAPPQVNWQEIIAAKNRFTSKVPENTVKSLAGSKITYFNAQGSLIDTNRVQVGTDTIQADFIILATGATPRPLSLKGHEHICTSNDFLDFPQLPPRIAFIGGGFISFEFAHFAARLGSSKGQIHIILRSSNALRSFDSEMVDLLTIASEQEGIQIHTEAQVESVTQNKSGYRILLTSGESIEVDRVVHGAGRVANISQLNLANAGIEASPQGIPVNSHMRSSVPNIYAIGDCVNSPQLARVADQEAHIAARNIIASREGSTKKSQMDYGSTPIVLFTYPQLAMVGKTEDQLKQEQTRYWKSYSSNLAWPTYRRIGMRNAAFKILVDNSGKFLGAHILSDNATGLINTIKQAMIDDISVSHLHECNILAPYPSRESDLIYMLAPLLDD; this is encoded by the coding sequence ATGGGTCATTTTGAGGTGGTAATACTCGGTACAGGAACCGCTGGACAGACAGCTGCCCACCATCTCGCCGGGGAGGGGCTGAACGTTGCCATTGTAGAGTCCAGTTCGACTCCGGGCGGCACATGCGCCCTTTTTGGCTGCCAGGCAAAGAAATGGCTCTATGAAGTCACCGAAACAGTAGCACGCTGCAACCACCTCAGGGGATTGGGGATTACAGCTCCACCACAGGTAAACTGGCAGGAGATCATTGCCGCAAAAAACAGGTTTACTTCAAAGGTTCCTGAAAATACTGTTAAGAGTCTCGCCGGGAGCAAAATAACCTACTTCAACGCGCAAGGTTCTCTCATCGATACAAATCGTGTACAAGTCGGAACTGACACTATCCAGGCCGATTTTATTATCCTCGCCACCGGCGCAACTCCTCGTCCATTGTCCCTGAAGGGCCACGAGCATATCTGCACCAGCAACGACTTTCTCGATTTCCCCCAACTCCCGCCCCGGATCGCTTTCATCGGCGGTGGCTTTATCTCATTTGAGTTTGCCCACTTTGCCGCACGCCTTGGCAGCTCTAAAGGGCAAATTCATATCATATTACGGAGTTCTAATGCCCTCAGGTCATTCGATTCTGAAATGGTTGATCTCCTCACTATCGCATCAGAACAAGAAGGGATTCAAATCCACACCGAGGCTCAGGTTGAGTCTGTAACCCAAAACAAGAGCGGATATCGTATCCTACTGACTTCCGGTGAAAGTATTGAAGTTGATCGTGTCGTGCACGGGGCAGGCAGGGTTGCTAATATCTCCCAACTCAATCTGGCCAACGCCGGAATTGAGGCATCACCCCAGGGCATCCCTGTCAATTCGCACATGCGCTCCTCTGTACCAAATATTTATGCCATCGGAGATTGTGTCAATTCTCCGCAGTTAGCCAGGGTTGCCGATCAGGAAGCCCATATTGCCGCCAGAAACATTATCGCCAGCCGCGAAGGAAGTACAAAAAAATCTCAGATGGACTATGGCAGTACGCCAATAGTTCTTTTTACCTATCCACAACTTGCCATGGTCGGTAAAACTGAAGACCAGCTCAAACAGGAGCAGACACGATACTGGAAGAGTTACTCCTCCAACCTTGCCTGGCCCACCTACCGCAGAATCGGCATGCGCAATGCCGCATTTAAAATCCTGGTGGATAACTCGGGTAAATTCCTGGGAGCACATATCCTATCCGATAACGCTACAGGACTGATCAATACCATCAAACAGGCGATGATAGACGATATATCAGTCTCCCATCTCCACGAATGCAACATATTGGCACCGTATCCTTCCAGGGAGAGTGATCTGATATACATGCTTGCACCATTGCTGGATGACTAG
- a CDS encoding Hpt domain-containing protein, with the protein MTVYVDIDLKEIIPLFLESRQEDIVKMRRAITECDFDKVARIGHTLKGVGGGYGFDFITDIGREIESAAKDENSQVISKLVKTMEESLANIEIIYEE; encoded by the coding sequence ATGACAGTTTATGTAGACATAGACCTCAAGGAGATCATCCCCCTTTTCCTTGAAAGCCGTCAGGAAGATATCGTCAAGATGAGGAGAGCGATTACCGAGTGTGACTTCGATAAAGTTGCAAGGATCGGTCACACCCTCAAGGGCGTCGGCGGAGGGTACGGTTTTGACTTCATTACCGACATTGGCAGAGAGATTGAAAGCGCCGCCAAAGATGAGAACAGCCAGGTTATCAGCAAGCTTGTCAAGACCATGGAAGAATCTTTGGCCAATATCGAGATCATCTACGAAGAGTAA
- a CDS encoding ATP-binding protein: MALHFGLPIPVADEVEIAVVQGVNNTIERAYSNKPGSEVTISSIKNIDYLSIEIHDTGLVMADFSISELKFDPEDPEPLPDGGMGLFILNQTIDKIEYFTDEKYNILCMQKNIIR, translated from the coding sequence ATAGCACTCCACTTCGGTCTGCCAATACCAGTTGCAGACGAAGTTGAGATAGCCGTAGTTCAAGGCGTGAACAACACCATAGAGCGTGCCTACTCAAACAAACCCGGCTCCGAGGTAACCATTTCTAGTATAAAGAATATAGATTATCTCTCCATCGAGATACACGACACTGGGCTTGTCATGGCCGATTTTTCCATATCTGAACTGAAGTTTGATCCTGAAGATCCGGAACCTTTACCTGATGGCGGTATGGGGTTGTTTATCCTCAACCAGACAATTGATAAAATTGAATATTTCACCGATGAGAAATACAACATTCTTTGTATGCAAAAGAACATCATCAGGTAA
- a CDS encoding fructose-bisphosphatase class III, translating into MVTPNTDISDNTDTNTTAPRQQPQGHIKVGEIDQLVNKLLQLESALNANIPTTLWISDLHGEGDRFKSILRGRFGMLYQTCREALPNTFSSEKIQYLVRIIRRNEYFKDEAITMDIQDTILCLVEVLKYKISNRMYQVHEIIKPEFRDAITRLLAGLPVPDPIFEEEIISRRLIAHLSVAVRDILLDRIEVVGDIFDRGAQPDKIIRILSSPYYRGIVDYVYGNHDILWMGAASGNLSLIAETLRITCRYDHFELMNRLKFDTRRLAEFASATYPAEKVTGKFKARTDLGRSMEKALAIIQFKLEERTIRDNPEYDMSSRLWLEKLASMLAAGDTKGLNDNHFPTINRGDPLALTDEEQEIIDDLAQQFATNTKLKRLLGYFFTDGKTYHIHSNTLNIHALVPSTADGQFDEFMGRRGKNLLDNIQDMIGRVGKNYLEGKQQVKRDQDLFFYLWCGPKSPFFGKHAMKTFERYFLLDPESHVENTLYWKDNMQTKAFKKKLLEEFGVQRVVFGHTPVNYMKGARMASEDGVAINVDGGFAEAYYNRGHSLVHTPHQLYGIILPTPTEIKEAMQKLESAPLDIELIDEFSHPMKIRDTIEGKALMEQRDKIMQKIREFATINGHGQTSTTETAARD; encoded by the coding sequence ATGGTCACGCCCAATACGGATATTTCAGATAATACAGATACAAATACGACAGCCCCCCGTCAACAGCCCCAGGGCCACATTAAGGTTGGCGAGATTGACCAGCTTGTCAATAAGCTGCTGCAGCTGGAAAGTGCCTTGAACGCCAATATCCCTACCACCCTATGGATCAGCGACCTCCATGGCGAAGGAGACAGGTTTAAATCCATTTTGCGCGGCCGATTCGGCATGCTTTATCAGACCTGCCGGGAAGCCTTGCCAAATACCTTCAGCTCGGAAAAAATCCAGTACCTGGTCCGCATAATCCGCAGAAATGAGTATTTCAAGGATGAAGCCATCACCATGGATATTCAGGATACCATCCTCTGTCTGGTGGAGGTGCTGAAATACAAAATTTCCAACAGGATGTACCAGGTTCACGAGATCATCAAACCTGAATTCCGTGACGCCATTACCCGCCTGCTTGCCGGCCTGCCCGTACCTGACCCTATATTTGAAGAAGAGATCATCTCCCGCAGGCTCATCGCTCATCTCTCTGTGGCTGTACGGGATATCCTGCTCGACAGAATAGAGGTAGTCGGTGATATTTTCGACCGGGGCGCCCAGCCGGATAAAATTATCCGTATCCTCTCATCCCCCTATTACCGTGGGATTGTCGACTATGTATACGGCAATCATGACATCCTCTGGATGGGTGCAGCCTCAGGCAACCTTTCTCTCATAGCAGAGACACTCCGCATAACCTGTCGCTACGATCATTTTGAACTGATGAACCGTTTAAAGTTCGACACCCGCCGCCTGGCAGAGTTTGCCTCGGCCACCTACCCTGCTGAAAAAGTAACCGGCAAATTCAAAGCCAGGACTGATCTTGGCCGCTCCATGGAAAAAGCGCTGGCAATTATTCAGTTCAAACTGGAAGAACGTACAATTCGTGATAATCCCGAATATGATATGTCTTCCAGGCTCTGGCTCGAGAAGCTTGCCTCCATGCTGGCGGCTGGCGATACCAAAGGGTTGAACGACAACCATTTCCCCACCATTAATAGAGGAGATCCACTGGCTCTGACTGACGAGGAGCAGGAAATTATAGATGATCTGGCTCAACAGTTTGCCACCAACACCAAACTCAAACGTTTGCTCGGCTATTTTTTCACCGATGGAAAAACCTACCATATCCACAGCAACACCCTGAATATCCACGCGTTGGTGCCATCCACTGCCGACGGACAATTCGACGAGTTTATGGGCCGCCGGGGAAAGAACCTGCTCGACAACATTCAGGATATGATTGGCAGGGTTGGCAAAAATTATCTGGAGGGCAAACAGCAGGTAAAGCGTGATCAGGATCTGTTTTTCTATCTCTGGTGCGGACCTAAGTCACCCTTCTTCGGCAAACACGCCATGAAAACCTTCGAACGCTATTTCCTGCTCGACCCGGAATCGCATGTTGAAAACACGCTTTACTGGAAGGACAATATGCAGACCAAAGCCTTCAAGAAAAAACTCCTGGAAGAATTCGGTGTACAGCGTGTGGTCTTTGGTCACACACCGGTTAATTATATGAAAGGAGCAAGAATGGCCAGCGAAGACGGTGTTGCCATCAACGTGGACGGTGGTTTTGCAGAAGCCTACTATAATCGTGGCCACTCACTGGTGCACACGCCCCACCAGCTTTACGGCATAATCCTCCCCACACCAACCGAGATCAAGGAGGCAATGCAAAAGCTCGAATCGGCCCCACTTGATATTGAGCTGATTGACGAATTCAGCCACCCCATGAAGATCAGGGATACCATTGAGGGCAAAGCTCTGATGGAACAACGGGATAAAATCATGCAGAAAATTCGAGAATTCGCCACAATCAATGGACATGGCCAAACC